Within the Serratia sp. UGAL515B_01 genome, the region ATACCCTACGTTCCAGCGGGATACAGACCGGTGGGCCAAACACGCTTAACCAACGCGACCGTCAGCAGTTCGCCAATGAATTAGATAAATGGTTGCAACAGGCGAAACAAGCCACTTAATGGCCCATCGTATCATTGCGATACTTGCGTTGATTTCAAGTAGGATTAGGGGTATAAAGTTAGCCATTTAGACGTCTACATAGATAGAATGTTATGCAATCGGCTGCTCCCTCTGAAGGTCAATTCAAACGCACCATGAAAGCACGGCACTTGGTAATGCTGTCGTTAGGCGGCGTGATCGGCACCGGGCTATTTTTCAACACTGGCTATATTATTTCCACCACCGGAGCGCTGGGCACCCTGTTAGCCTATTTAATCGGCGCGTTGGTGGTGTATCTGGTGATGTTATGTCTGGGTGAGCTTGCTGTCGCTATGCCAGAAACCGGGGCTTTTCACGTCTATGCAGCGCGTTATCTTGGCCCTGCAACCGGCTATACTGTGGCCTGGCTGTATTGGCTGACCTGGACCGTTGCGCTAGGCTCCAGCCTAACCGCTGCCGGTTTCTGCATGCAATACTGGTTTCCACAATCCCCAGTATGGCTGTGGTGCCTGATTTTCTGCCTGACCATTTTCCTGCTGAATGTCGTGACCAGCCGATTCTTTGCCGAAAGCGAATTCTGGTTTTCCCTGATCAAGGTCATCACTATCCTGGCATTTATTGTCTTGGGGGGATGTGCCATATTTGGCCTGATACCGATGAAGGACGGCACACCCGCCCCTTTCCTGCATAATCTTATGGCATCGGGCTGGTTGCCAAATGGCACACTGCCAATCCTGATGACCATGGTAGCCGTCAATTTTGCCTTTTCTGGAACCGAACTGATCGGCATTGCAGCAGGCGAAACCAAAAATCCTGAGAAGGTCGTGCCTTTAGCCATCCGTACCACAGTGGTCCGCCTGATGCTGTTCTTCATTGGCACGGTCTTTGTGCTTGCTGCTCTCATCCCAATGGAACAGGCCGGGGTGGTCAAAAGTCCTTTTGTGTTGGTATTTGAACGTATCGGGGTTCCTTACGCCGCCGATATTTTCAATTTCGTGATCCTAACGGCTATTCTCTCAGCTGCTAACTCAGGACTTTACGCTTCGGGACGCATGCTATGGTCACTGGCAAATCAAGGCACGCTACCGATTTATTTTTCCCGCATAAACGCACGCGGTATCCCAATTAATGCACTGACGTTCAGTATGCTCGGTGGCGTGTTGGCTCTGCTGACCAGCGTGATTGCTCCCGACACGGTATTTGTGGCACTGTCCGCTATTTCCGGCTTTGCGGTTGTTGCCGTCTGGCTAAGTATCTGTGCTGCGCATTACGCCTTCCGCCGCCGATATCTATGCAGCGGTCAACCCATCACAGGGCTGAAATACCGTGCTCCAGGTTACCCGTTGACGCCAATCGTCGGTTTTGTCCTGTGTTTACTGGCCTGTATTGGCCTGGCGTTCGATCCTGAACAACGCATTGCGTTGTACTGTGGCCTGCCATTTATTGCGATTTGTTATCTAGCCTATTACTTAACCCGCAGCGTCGGGGAGAGAAAACCACTGAATACTGGAGAAAAGCATGTCGGTTAATAATCCCCTAATCCCACTACTGGCTGATAATCGCACCTTGATCTTAGACGGCGCATTAGCTACCGAACTGGAAGCTCGCGGTTGCGATCTCACCGACCCGCTATGGTCGGCAAAAGTACTGATTGAAAACCCACAGTTAATTTATCAGGTACATCTGGATTACTTCTCAGCTGGTGCCCAATGCGCCATTACCGCCAGCTATCAAGCAACGCCACAAGGTTTTCTAGCCCGTGGCCTGGATGAGCAACAATCATTAACCCTGATCGCCAAGAGTGTACAACTGGCGCAACAGGCACGTAGCGATTATCTGGCTCTACACCCGCAAACATCACCTTTGTTAGTCGCAGGTTCTGTTGGGCCTTATGGGGCCTATCTGGCTGACGGCTCCGAGTATCGCGGTGATTATCACTTGCCACAAGAAGAGATGATGGCTTTCCATCGCCCACGAATTAATGCGCTAGCCAAGGCCGGGGTTGACCTGTTGGCATGCGAAACGCTGCCTTCTTTTGCGGAGTTGCTTGCTCTGCTGGCGCTATTAAAAGAATTTCCGACGTTGGGTGCCTGGTTCTCTTTCACGCTGCGAGATAGTCAACATCTGAGTGACGGTACACCACTGAAAAACGTGGTGACCGTGTTGGAAGCCAACCCGCAAGCATTAGCCATCGGGATCAACTGCATTGCCTTGGAAAACGTAGCCTCTGCCTTGCAGCACTTCGCTACGCTGAGTAAGAAACCGTTACTGGTTTACCCTAATTCTGGTGAGCAGTACGATCCGGTGAGTAAAACCTGGCATCAATGTGACAATCAACAGGGCCATCTGGTTGGTCAGATTGCAGGGTGGCAAAGTACAGGTGCCCGATTAATCGGTGGTTGCTGCCGCACCACACCGGCTGACATTCGAGCCATTGTCGAACATTGCAAGGCATAAAATATCCCAACCGTTTGTAGCGTCAGAATCAAAAGTAAGCAAAAAAAGCCCCCTTCGGACACGGTTGCTGGGGGCTTTTTCATACCGTTATTTAGAGTGGCTGAGTCTGTGCTTCTACCACCGCCAGAGCCACCATATTGACAATGCGACGCACCGAAGCGATCGGCGTCAGAATGTGTACTGGTTTGGCTACCCCCATCAATACCGGTCCGACTGTTACCCCTTCAGAACATGAGACGCGCAGCAGGTTGTAACTGATACGTGCTGCTTCCACGTTCGGCATGATCAGCACGTTGGCAGCCCCTTTCAGCGGACTGTCCGGCATCAGATCATGACGGATGCTTTCCACTAGCGCAGCGTCGCCGTGCATTTCACCGTCGATCTCCAGATTCGGAGCCATCTGATTTACCAGCTCCAGCGTTCTGCGCATCTTGTTCGCCGACGCACCGTTGGATGATCCAAAGCTTGAGTGCGACAACAGCGCTACTTTAGGTTCAATACCAAAGCGGCGTACCGTTTCCGCCGCCATGAGCGTAATTTCTGCCAGTTGCTCCGGAGTCGGGTCGTCATTAACGTAAGTATCCGCAATAAATGTATTGCCGCTAGGCAGCAATAAAGCATTCATTGCGCCAGCAACGTTCGATCCTTCGCGGAAACCAAACACTTTTTCGACCACCTCATAATGTTCATGGTAGCTACCGATAGTGCCACAGATCATGGCGTCGGCTTCCCCACGGTGCAACATGATGGCAGCGACTAGCGTTGGGTTGCCGATCACCGCACGGCGGGCCTGTTCCTGTGAAACGCCACGACGCTTCATAATCTGGTAATACTCACCCCAGTATTCCTTGAAACGCGGATCAGATTGGTTATTCACCACTTCAAAATCTTTGCCCGGTGTCAATTGCAGGCCTAGTTTCTTCAAACGCATTTCGATCACGTTCGGACGCCCAACCAAAATCGGGTAAGCCAACCCTTGTGATACCATTTCCTGCGTGGCATGCAGTACACGCTCTTCTTCACCCTCAGCCATCACTACGCGCTTCATCTCTTTCTTGGCCTGCGAGAAGATCGGTTTCATGAACAGGTTGGTTGTGTAGACGAACTCTGTCAGTTTCTCAACGTAAGCATCGAGGTCTTCGATTGGACGCAGCGCTACGCCGGAATCCATAGCGGCCTTGGCCACCGCAGGCGCAATTTTAACAATCAGACGTGGATCGAAGGGTTTAGGAATGATGTATTCTGGGCCAAAGGAGAGATCCTGATCGCCATATGCCGAAGCAACTACATCACTCTGCTCTGCCAACGCCAGATCGGCAATCGCATGTACGCAAGCCAGCTTCATTTCTTCGTTAATGGTCGTTGCCCCAACATCCAGTGCACCACGGAAAATGAATGGGAAGCAGAGAACGTTGTTCACCTGGTTTGGGAAATCGGAACGCCCGGTACAAATGATCGCATCCGGGCGTACTGCTTTGGCCAACGGTGGCAGGATTTCTGGTTCTGGATTGGCAAGCGCCATGATCAACGGATCTCGCGCCATGGTTTTCACCATATCCTGCGTCAATACGCCTGGGCCTGAGCATCCCAGGAAAATATCGGCATTTGGGATAGCATCCCCTAACGTACGCTGGCCATTATCCGCGATAGCATACGCCGCTTTGGTTTCCTCCATTTGGGCGTCACGACCTTTGTAGATAACGCCCTTGGAATCACAAACGGTAATGTTATGCTTGCCCAAGCCCAGTGCGACCAACAGGTTAAGGCAGGCAATAGAAGCAGCACCCGCCCCAGAAACCACCAGACGAACGTCAGAGATATTCTTTTTCACCACTCGCAGGCCGTTCAGCACCGCGGCGGTCGTAATAATGGCTGTCCCGTGCTGATCGTCATGGAATACCGGAATATTCATACGTTCGCGCAATTTTTTCTCAATATAGAAACACTCTGGCGCCTTGATATCTTCGAGGTTGATACCGCCGAAAGTCGGTTCCAGCGCCGCAATCACGTCAATCAGTTTGTCAGGATCATGCTCATCAACTTCGATATCGAACACGTCAATACCGGAAAACTTCTTAAACAGAACACCTTTGCCTTCCATCACCGGTTTACCGGCTAGTGCCCCTATATTACCCAGCCCCAACACGGCCGTACCGTTGGAGATCACCGCAACCAAGTTACCTTTTGCCGTATATTTATAGGCAGCCAGAGGGTCGGCAGCAATTTCCAGACAGGGCGCTGCCACACCCGGCGAATAGGCCAAAGCCAGATCGCGCTGGGTTGCCAACGGTTTGGTTGGTGACACTTGTATCTTCCCTGGGACAGGAAACTGATGGAAATCAAGAGCACTCTGTTTGAGCTGTTCGTCCATTATGGATTCCTTTGCTTTTCTGCTTTTATGTTGAGGTAAGGCTATACCCTAGATAATTCGAAATATGGCGGTAAATAACGCCAAACTAGTATAGTGGGGGAATAATCACAAACTTTGAAGCGCGCCATAACCTTGAGCGAAATTTGCAGATGCCCCCTTAAACAAAGCTGGACAGAACAAAAAATCGTCAGCTGTCAGTTGCTGTACCACATTTCTTTGCTGCAAAAACCGATATTTCAGACAAAAACCAGCGTGTCACCCAAACCGCGTTAAATCTGTTCCTGACCGATTTTTCGCTCAGTTGCCCTCTAGCTGCAGTTTGAATACACTTCCGAATAGTGTTTATTGATGTTACCAATTGTAATAATCAAGAAAGGATCATTTCATTTATTGAACATTTGGTGCAGTGTAATCCCTATGATGAAAATTGTTCTCATTTACTTGTAATGACGTTGGGCAAGGAGCTTACAAATGAACCAATTAGACGCACTCAAACAGCTAACCGTCGTGGTAGCAGACAGCGGTGATATTGAGTCAATACGCCAGTTCGAACCGCAAGACGCCACGACCAATCCGTCCTTGATCCTAAAAGCAGCCGCGCTGCCTCAATACAGACCTCTAATTGCTGAAGCACTGAACTACGCACGCCAGCAGGGCGGTAGCAAAGAAACTCAACTGATTAACGCCTGTGACAAATTGGCAGTGAATATCGGTGTAGAAATCCTGAAAAGCGTTCCAGGGCGTATTTCCACTGAAGTGGATGCCCGTATGTCCTTCGATCGCGGTATGTGTGTAGCAAAAGCGCGTAAGCTGATCGGGATGTATAAAGCACAAGGGATCGATAAATCCCGTATTTTGATCAAACTGGCAGCAACCTGGGAAGGCATCAAGGCCGCTGAAGAATTGGAAAGAGAAGGTATTAATACCAATCTGACGCTGCTGTTCTCTTTTGCTCAGGCTCGAGCCTGTGCCGAAGCGAGTGTCTTCCTGATCTCTCCATTCGTTGGCCGGATCTATGATTGGTATCAGGCAAAGCAACCGATGACTGACTACGATGCAGAGCAGGACCCAGGTGTGAAATCTGTTCGCGCCATTTATGAATACTACAAACAGCATCGTTACCAAACCGTGATCATGGGTGCCAGCTTCCGTAAAGTAGAGCAGATCCTGGCGCTAGCAGGTTGTGACCGTTTGACGATCGCTCCGAATCTACTGGAACAACTCAAACAAAATCAACAACCGGTTGAGCGTAAACTCACACCGTCAACCGAAGCGTTTTACCAACCGGCACCGCTGGCTGAAGCAGAGTTCCGCTGGCTGCATAATCAGGATGCTATGGCAGTAGAAAAGCTGGCCGAAGGTATCCGTCTGTTTGCCGTCGACCAGCAAAAACTGGAAGACATGCTGGCAGCTGAGCTGTAATTCCGGACGGTTTCCCGCTCCCCTACGTTGAGTTTACGGCCCTCTGACGAGGGCTTTTTGCTAAAGACAATCGGCAAATGTCTGTTAGGGTGTAACAACGGAGTTCGCTGATGCCGAAAGAGAAAACCTATTCCATCACCCGATGGATCTGCAAATACTGCAACAGCATAATAGTTTTACCGTCCTTGATTCGGCCATCAGCAACCATCGCTACCGCTTCGCTGAATGGCAATTCTACGACCTCAATATCTTCATCTTCAATGCCGCCTCCCGGCGTTTGGCGTTCATTACTCTGATATTCAGCAATAAAGAAATGTATCAACTCCGTAACCCCGCCCGGCGACATATAGGCTTCAAAAACTTTCTTCACCTGTGATACCTGGAAACCGGTTTCCTCTACCGCCTCACGGCGGACACACTGCTCCGGTGAATCATTATCCAGCAACCCTGCACAGGCTTCCAACAGCATGCCATTGGCGTTGCCATTCAAATAGGTTGGCATGCGGAATTGATGGGTTAACACCACCGTTCCCATAGCACGGTTATACAGCAGGATCGTTGCTCCATTGCCCCGGTCATAAACCTCACGCTCCTGTTCAACCCATCCACCGTCCTTGCGTTTTAAATCAAAGGTGTATTTGTTCAGTACATACCAATTGTTCGATAACAGCTGTTTTCTGATATTTGTAATTTTTGATGGCATAAAATTTATCTTCCGTTGCTTGAGGGCGATCAACCGAATGCTGATAGCAAAACGCAGCACAGAGTGATTTGCAACAAAAACCCCCGCAGGCTCTTCAGCACTGCGGGGGTTTTATGAGTCAGGCATCAGAAGCCGGTAGGAACATTGCGCATATCTGGCAACTTGTGCGCTATACCTTTATGGCAGTCAATGCAGGTTTTACCTTCATCGATCGCTTTGTTGTGCATTTTAGCCGCCACCGTTTTCTGCGCGGTAAAGTCCATATACTCAAAGTTATGGCAGTTACGGCATTCCTGCGAGTTATTGGCTTTCATGCGGGCCCATTCATTGTTGGCCATAGTTAAACGGTGTTCCTCGAATTTCTGCGGCGTATCAATCAGGCCAAACACCTTGGCATACAGTTCTTTACTGGCCTTCATCTTACGTAACATCTTCGGCCCCCACTCATGGGGTACGTGGCAATCCGGGCAGGTTGCACGCACACCACTGCGGTTACTGTAATGCACCGTGTGCATATACTCTTGATAGACGTTTTCACGCATTTCGTGGCAACTGATACAGAATTTTTCAGTGTTAGCCATTTCCATTCCAGTATTAAAACCGCCCCAAAAGACGATCCCCGCAACAAACCCTATCAACAACAACGTCCCCAGAGCCAGCCTGCTTGGCTTACGCCACCAACGCCATAAACGGCGGATCGGCCCGACCTTTTTCTCTGATGTTTCATTATTACGTTCGGCCATAGCTCCCCCGCTTAGTGACCAAAGCCAGGCATCGGCTTGAAATTGTTACCGACGATGGGTGCAGCATCGGTTTGTGGTACGTGGCATTGCAGACAGAAATAACGACGTGGAGACACCTCTCCCAACACCTTGCCATCGCTGTCCATAAAGTGTGTTGGGCTGACCCGTGGTGCGCCCGTGGTGCGATAGTGTTCAACACCATGACACTGTAAACAGCGGTTGGTGTTTCTACTGATCTGATAGCCGTCAATACTGTGCGGGATCAACGGTGGCTGATTCACGTAGTTCAGCGCCATTTTCTCTTGCTGTTTCGGCATGTTAACTTTCCCTTCTGCGGTACCGGAAACCTCAGGCGATTTCTGGAGGTCCACATCACTGGCAGCAAAAGCGATGCTGGCAACCACCAGTGTTAACAGCGCCCCCCATAGGGAAAGGTGCTTTTTCAGGACAGGGCTTTTCATTTTTTGGCTCCCGAATAATAAAATTTGGTCTTGATTTCGCATACGTGTGTTCAGCACAACCGCGGACACAACGTCTGCAGGCAACGCAAGCACCTCTGCCAAACACTCAATACAAGGTGCTGATGTGGCAAAATGGCCACATCAGCGATGCACACAACCAGCAGACTTTGCAGCAATATCCGCGACTGGCCGTATCCCTCAATGACTGCAACGGCTTCTCACCGCGCTGATGCCTTATCTCGTTGCTGGCACCTTCTAAGACTTAAACCTTCTCCAGTTTTACGGCACACTTCTTGAAGTCAGTTTCTTTAGACAGAGGATCGGTTGCGTCCAACGTCAGATTGTTAACCAACTGCGCCGCATCAAAGAATGGCATAAACACCAATCCTTGCGGTGGGCGGTTCCGGCCACGAGTTTCGACAATACTCACCATTTCACCACGGCGTGAGACGACTTTAACTTTGTCACCGCGGCGCAGGTTGCGACTCTTGGCATCCAGCGGATGGATAAACAGCACCGCTTCAGGGAAGGCCCGGTGTAATTCCGGTACGCGGCGGGTCATTGACCCAGTATGCCAATGTTCCAGTACACGGCCTGTTGACAGCCATAAATCATATTCCTGATCCGGGCTTTCCGCTGCGGGTTCGTACGGCAGTGCAAAGATCACTGCCTTACCGTCTGGTTTACCGTAAAAGCGCACGCTTTCCCCCACCTTCACAAAAGGATCGGTACCTTCGCGGTAACGCCACAGCGTCTCTTTACCATCAACCACCGGCCAGCGCAGACCACGCACCTGATGATAGATATCGAACGGTGCCAAATCGTGACCATGGCCGCGCCCAAAACCGGCATACTCCTCAAACAGCCCTTTCTGGATGTAATAACCGAACTCACGCGATTCATCGTTTAGCTGTTCAGCCGGTATCTCGTCTAGCTTGTACTTATTGACTTCACCATTGGCAAACAGGACGTCGTACAACGTTTTGCCACGGTATTCTGGCTTTTTATTGAGTAACTCATCTGGCCAAACCTCTTCCACTTTAAAACGCTTGGAGAATGTCACCAGTTGCCATAAGTCAGATTTAGCCTCGCTTGGTGCCTTCACCTGCTGACGCCAGAACTGAGTACGGCGCTCGGCATTCCCATAAGCACCCTCTTTTTCGACCCACATTGCCGTTGGCAGGATCAGGTCAGCAGACAACGCACTCACCGTGGGATAGGGATCGGAGACCACAATAAAGTTACGAGGATCGCGCCAGCCAGGCATACGATCTTGGTCGATATTTGGGCCAGCCTGCATGTTGTTGTTACACATCACCCAATAAACGTTCAACGTGCCGTCTTTCAACGCACGATCCTGTGCGATCGCATGCAGCCCGACTTTGTCCGGGATAGTACCGGCAGGCAGCTGCCATTTTTGTTCAGCAATCTGGCGATGTTTCTCATTGGTGACTACCATGTCCGCCGGCAGACGGTGTGAGAAAGTTCCCACCTCACGCGTGGTACCGCAGGCGGAAGGCTGTCCAGTGAGAGAAAACGGTCCACTACCAGGTTTAGATATCTTACCGGTCAGCAGATGCAGGTTGTAACACAGGTTATTAGCCCAGACGCCGCGAGTATGCTGATTGAAACCCATGGTCCAGTAAGAGACCACTTTCACTTTGGGATCGGCATACAGTTTTGCCAGCGCTTCCAGTTGATCTTTGGGTACTCCGCTCATTTTTGAGGCTTTTTCCAGCGTGTACTCCGCTACAAACGCTTTGTAGTCTTCAAAACTCATCGGCTCCGAAGCATCGCTGCCTGGATTCTTCGCTGCTTTTTCCAAAGGGTGCGCTGGGCGCAGCCCATAACCAATATCGGTGGCACCTTTGTGGATATTGACGTGTTGTTTGAGAAACGCCTGATCGACCGCATTATTCTGAATAATGTAGTTGGCGATATAATTCATAATCACCAGATCGGTCTGTGGGGTAAACACCATGGCATTATCCGCCAGTTCGAAACTACGGTGTTCAAAGGTAGAAAGTACCGAAACGTTGACCTTATCGTTACCAAGACGGCGATTGGTAATACGCGACCACAGAATAGGGTGCATTTCCGCCATATTGGAGCCCCAAAGCACAAATGCATCGGCGTGCTCGATATCATCATAGCAACCCATCGGCTCATCCATACCAAAGGTACGCATAAAGCCAACCACTGAAGAAGCCATACAATGGCGTGCGTTCGGGTCAATATTGTTCGAACGAAAACCGGCTTTGAACAGCTTGGCAGCAGCATAGCCTTCCCATACCGTCCACTGACCGGAGCCAAACATCCCTACTGACCCAGGGCCTTTCTCCTTCAGTGCCCCTTTGAACTTTTCGGCCATAACATTAAAAGCCTGATCCCAACTAATAGGCGTAAATTCGCCTTCTTTATCGTACTGGCCGTTCTTCATACGCAACATAGGCTGCGTCAGACGATCTTCGCCGTACATGATTTTGGGCAGGAAATAGCCTTTGATGCAGTTGAGGCCACGGTTTACTGGAGATTCAGGATCGCCCTGTGAGGCAACGATACGACCATTCTGCGTACCAACCAGAACACCGCAGCCAGTGCCGCAGAAACGGCAAGGCGCTTTATCCCACTTAATTTCGTCGGCACTGCCGACCACGGCTTGTGCCACCGTTGGGATCGTCAGCCCGGCAGCTGCCGCAGCCGCAGCTATTGCGTTGGCTTTCATGAAGTCTCGACGACTGAGTTTCATGGTGTTACCTCACCTTGCTCATCCTGCTGGTGATAAACCAGCGACACTGCCAGCACACCGTCAAGGTTGCGTACCGACTCAATTTTTTCCAACAGCGCCTGAGAGCGTTCTGCCTGCATAAGCACGACCAGTTTGCCCTGCTGCTGGTCTGAAACCGGAATTTCGGTCTCAGGGATCGCCAACAGCGCTGGAATAAGCGCGGGGAATTTTTCTGACCGGGCCTGGACCATCAACCCACTGACATGCCATTCATTGCTCATTATTCTCACTCCGGGTTATGACTATTGCCATGGTTGGGCAACCGACAACACAAGCACCGCAGCCATTGCATGCTGCCGTATCCAAGGTTGGTTGGGCGATGCCCCCTAAACGAGGGCGGAAACGGATTGCCTGCGTTTCACAGCTATCCTGACAGCTCCGGCATTCTACCCCCTGCAACGCCAGACAAAGGGCGGTAAAGGTCACCACATGCTGCCAGGGTTGATACTGCGGCGGATAAAACAGCTGAACCTCACAGGCATCTGCACACTTTCGGCAAAAAGTACATTCGGCAAGCTGAAAATTGATCTCGGGAAAACCACCACTGCCTGCGATCAACACGCCAGTTTCACAGGCATTAATACAATCCTGACATCGGGTGCAGCCAGCAGTAAAAAGGGAGGGTTCGCACGACCACGGGGGGCGGATTACATCGGAACGATGACGCCATTGTCCGCTGAGCAATCTGCGTCGCGACAATTCGGCCATAGGGTTTTTCCTTAAATGTTAGGAACATATAGGATGTATAAAGTAAAGCGATAATTTTTTATTGTTCTCTGATCACCACGCTGTGTTCCTTCATTATGCGCGAGCGCCGCTGACGCTCAATGGGTGTCAATTGAGGGACACAGTCTAATATGGGTAAATATAAAATAGGCTGAAAACTCGAATAGCGATAATCACTCTTAATAGGTAAATAGTAGGAGAAGTTGCGCCAGATCAACCTCTGGCAGGTTTATAGCCACTTTATTCCGTCCCCTCGTTATTTACGTAACCATATAACGGAGGCTCAACTGTTCGGTTAAGGACTATTTGGAGAAAATCACGGTACATTTCGGTTGCAAACATTATAATTTTGCGTCGAATAAAATCCTGTAAACTGAGTCCGACAACAGAATAAGGAAACATACCTTGCTCGTAAAACGTTCAGTGACCAGCAGTCTGGCGAAAGCA harbors:
- the tal gene encoding transaldolase → MNQLDALKQLTVVVADSGDIESIRQFEPQDATTNPSLILKAAALPQYRPLIAEALNYARQQGGSKETQLINACDKLAVNIGVEILKSVPGRISTEVDARMSFDRGMCVAKARKLIGMYKAQGIDKSRILIKLAATWEGIKAAEELEREGINTNLTLLFSFAQARACAEASVFLISPFVGRIYDWYQAKQPMTDYDAEQDPGVKSVRAIYEYYKQHRYQTVIMGASFRKVEQILALAGCDRLTIAPNLLEQLKQNQQPVERKLTPSTEAFYQPAPLAEAEFRWLHNQDAMAVEKLAEGIRLFAVDQQKLEDMLAAEL
- the mmuM gene encoding homocysteine S-methyltransferase — protein: MSVNNPLIPLLADNRTLILDGALATELEARGCDLTDPLWSAKVLIENPQLIYQVHLDYFSAGAQCAITASYQATPQGFLARGLDEQQSLTLIAKSVQLAQQARSDYLALHPQTSPLLVAGSVGPYGAYLADGSEYRGDYHLPQEEMMAFHRPRINALAKAGVDLLACETLPSFAELLALLALLKEFPTLGAWFSFTLRDSQHLSDGTPLKNVVTVLEANPQALAIGINCIALENVASALQHFATLSKKPLLVYPNSGEQYDPVSKTWHQCDNQQGHLVGQIAGWQSTGARLIGGCCRTTPADIRAIVEHCKA
- the napA gene encoding nitrate reductase catalytic subunit NapA; amino-acid sequence: MKLSRRDFMKANAIAAAAAAAGLTIPTVAQAVVGSADEIKWDKAPCRFCGTGCGVLVGTQNGRIVASQGDPESPVNRGLNCIKGYFLPKIMYGEDRLTQPMLRMKNGQYDKEGEFTPISWDQAFNVMAEKFKGALKEKGPGSVGMFGSGQWTVWEGYAAAKLFKAGFRSNNIDPNARHCMASSVVGFMRTFGMDEPMGCYDDIEHADAFVLWGSNMAEMHPILWSRITNRRLGNDKVNVSVLSTFEHRSFELADNAMVFTPQTDLVIMNYIANYIIQNNAVDQAFLKQHVNIHKGATDIGYGLRPAHPLEKAAKNPGSDASEPMSFEDYKAFVAEYTLEKASKMSGVPKDQLEALAKLYADPKVKVVSYWTMGFNQHTRGVWANNLCYNLHLLTGKISKPGSGPFSLTGQPSACGTTREVGTFSHRLPADMVVTNEKHRQIAEQKWQLPAGTIPDKVGLHAIAQDRALKDGTLNVYWVMCNNNMQAGPNIDQDRMPGWRDPRNFIVVSDPYPTVSALSADLILPTAMWVEKEGAYGNAERRTQFWRQQVKAPSEAKSDLWQLVTFSKRFKVEEVWPDELLNKKPEYRGKTLYDVLFANGEVNKYKLDEIPAEQLNDESREFGYYIQKGLFEEYAGFGRGHGHDLAPFDIYHQVRGLRWPVVDGKETLWRYREGTDPFVKVGESVRFYGKPDGKAVIFALPYEPAAESPDQEYDLWLSTGRVLEHWHTGSMTRRVPELHRAFPEAVLFIHPLDAKSRNLRRGDKVKVVSRRGEMVSIVETRGRNRPPQGLVFMPFFDAAQLVNNLTLDATDPLSKETDFKKCAVKLEKV
- the napC gene encoding cytochrome c-type protein NapC; amino-acid sequence: MAERNNETSEKKVGPIRRLWRWWRKPSRLALGTLLLIGFVAGIVFWGGFNTGMEMANTEKFCISCHEMRENVYQEYMHTVHYSNRSGVRATCPDCHVPHEWGPKMLRKMKASKELYAKVFGLIDTPQKFEEHRLTMANNEWARMKANNSQECRNCHNFEYMDFTAQKTVAAKMHNKAIDEGKTCIDCHKGIAHKLPDMRNVPTGF
- the mmuP gene encoding S-methylmethionine permease, which gives rise to MQSAAPSEGQFKRTMKARHLVMLSLGGVIGTGLFFNTGYIISTTGALGTLLAYLIGALVVYLVMLCLGELAVAMPETGAFHVYAARYLGPATGYTVAWLYWLTWTVALGSSLTAAGFCMQYWFPQSPVWLWCLIFCLTIFLLNVVTSRFFAESEFWFSLIKVITILAFIVLGGCAIFGLIPMKDGTPAPFLHNLMASGWLPNGTLPILMTMVAVNFAFSGTELIGIAAGETKNPEKVVPLAIRTTVVRLMLFFIGTVFVLAALIPMEQAGVVKSPFVLVFERIGVPYAADIFNFVILTAILSAANSGLYASGRMLWSLANQGTLPIYFSRINARGIPINALTFSMLGGVLALLTSVIAPDTVFVALSAISGFAVVAVWLSICAAHYAFRRRYLCSGQPITGLKYRAPGYPLTPIVGFVLCLLACIGLAFDPEQRIALYCGLPFIAICYLAYYLTRSVGERKPLNTGEKHVG
- the nudK gene encoding GDP-mannose pyrophosphatase NudK, yielding MPSKITNIRKQLLSNNWYVLNKYTFDLKRKDGGWVEQEREVYDRGNGATILLYNRAMGTVVLTHQFRMPTYLNGNANGMLLEACAGLLDNDSPEQCVRREAVEETGFQVSQVKKVFEAYMSPGGVTELIHFFIAEYQSNERQTPGGGIEDEDIEVVELPFSEAVAMVADGRIKDGKTIMLLQYLQIHRVME
- the maeB gene encoding NADP-dependent oxaloacetate-decarboxylating malate dehydrogenase, producing MDEQLKQSALDFHQFPVPGKIQVSPTKPLATQRDLALAYSPGVAAPCLEIAADPLAAYKYTAKGNLVAVISNGTAVLGLGNIGALAGKPVMEGKGVLFKKFSGIDVFDIEVDEHDPDKLIDVIAALEPTFGGINLEDIKAPECFYIEKKLRERMNIPVFHDDQHGTAIITTAAVLNGLRVVKKNISDVRLVVSGAGAASIACLNLLVALGLGKHNITVCDSKGVIYKGRDAQMEETKAAYAIADNGQRTLGDAIPNADIFLGCSGPGVLTQDMVKTMARDPLIMALANPEPEILPPLAKAVRPDAIICTGRSDFPNQVNNVLCFPFIFRGALDVGATTINEEMKLACVHAIADLALAEQSDVVASAYGDQDLSFGPEYIIPKPFDPRLIVKIAPAVAKAAMDSGVALRPIEDLDAYVEKLTEFVYTTNLFMKPIFSQAKKEMKRVVMAEGEEERVLHATQEMVSQGLAYPILVGRPNVIEMRLKKLGLQLTPGKDFEVVNNQSDPRFKEYWGEYYQIMKRRGVSQEQARRAVIGNPTLVAAIMLHRGEADAMICGTIGSYHEHYEVVEKVFGFREGSNVAGAMNALLLPSGNTFIADTYVNDDPTPEQLAEITLMAAETVRRFGIEPKVALLSHSSFGSSNGASANKMRRTLELVNQMAPNLEIDGEMHGDAALVESIRHDLMPDSPLKGAANVLIMPNVEAARISYNLLRVSCSEGVTVGPVLMGVAKPVHILTPIASVRRIVNMVALAVVEAQTQPL
- the napB gene encoding nitrate reductase cytochrome c-type subunit — its product is MKSPVLKKHLSLWGALLTLVVASIAFAASDVDLQKSPEVSGTAEGKVNMPKQQEKMALNYVNQPPLIPHSIDGYQISRNTNRCLQCHGVEHYRTTGAPRVSPTHFMDSDGKVLGEVSPRRYFCLQCHVPQTDAAPIVGNNFKPMPGFGH